The Paenibacillus sp. RUD330 genome has a segment encoding these proteins:
- the ugpC gene encoding sn-glycerol-3-phosphate ABC transporter ATP-binding protein UgpC: MAGVRLEHVYKKYPGSDNASVKDINLDIKDKEFLVLVGPSGCGKSTTLRMIAGLEEISEGKLFIGDRLVNDVAPKDRDIAMVFQSYALYPHMNVYQNMAFGLKLRKFKKADIDKRVREAAKILDIEHLLERKPKALSGGQRQRVALGRAIVREPQVFLMDEPLSNLDAKLRGQMRAEISKLTKRLETTTIYVTHDQIEAMTMGDRIVVMKDGLIQQNASPDELYNHPLNIFVAGFIGAPAMNFITGTLSEAGGAMRFKAAGVDVVLPEGKANVLRDKGFVGKEVVLGVRPEDLHEEPVFLEASPNSIVNANIEVAENLGHEMYLYLNGIGNDTVIARVDGRSGMRDGTSVKLALDMNKVHVFDKATELNLFEN; this comes from the coding sequence ATGGCAGGCGTACGTTTAGAACATGTTTACAAGAAATACCCTGGATCCGACAACGCATCGGTAAAAGACATCAACCTGGACATCAAGGATAAGGAATTCCTCGTCCTGGTCGGTCCTTCCGGCTGCGGCAAATCCACGACGCTCCGCATGATCGCTGGTCTGGAGGAAATCTCCGAAGGCAAGCTGTTCATCGGCGATCGCCTTGTGAACGATGTCGCCCCTAAAGACCGCGACATCGCGATGGTATTCCAATCCTACGCCCTGTACCCGCACATGAACGTGTACCAGAACATGGCTTTCGGCCTGAAGCTGCGCAAGTTCAAAAAAGCCGACATCGATAAGCGCGTTCGCGAAGCGGCAAAAATTCTTGATATCGAGCATCTTCTGGAGCGCAAGCCGAAAGCACTCTCCGGCGGCCAACGCCAGCGTGTCGCCCTGGGCCGCGCTATCGTCCGCGAACCGCAAGTGTTCCTGATGGACGAACCGCTTTCCAACCTTGACGCCAAGCTCCGCGGCCAAATGCGCGCTGAGATCAGCAAGCTGACGAAACGTCTGGAAACGACGACGATCTACGTAACGCATGACCAGATCGAAGCCATGACCATGGGCGACCGCATCGTTGTCATGAAGGACGGCCTCATTCAGCAAAACGCAAGCCCGGATGAGCTTTACAACCACCCGCTGAACATCTTCGTTGCCGGATTCATCGGCGCGCCAGCGATGAACTTCATCACCGGTACGCTGAGCGAAGCAGGCGGCGCGATGCGCTTCAAGGCTGCGGGTGTGGATGTTGTCCTTCCAGAAGGCAAAGCCAACGTCCTGCGCGACAAGGGCTTCGTAGGCAAAGAAGTCGTTCTGGGTGTTCGTCCTGAGGACCTGCACGAAGAGCCGGTCTTCCTGGAAGCTTCGCCTAACAGCATCGTCAACGCCAACATCGAAGTGGCGGAGAACCTTGGCCACGAAATGTACCTGTACCTGAACGGAATCGGCAACGATACAGTTATCGCCCGCGTTGACGGACGTTCCGGCATGCGTGACGGCACGAGCGTCAAGCTCGCTCTGGATATGAACAAAGTCCATGTCTTCGACAAAGCGACTGAGCTGAACCTGTTCGAGAACTAA
- the nagZ gene encoding beta-N-acetylhexosaminidase, whose amino-acid sequence MRSKRNQRGSRSRFVRPALIAVALAAAAAGSAWSEYSPSHPSFASTAGLQPAAAAPAKIRAVDESTVSWPPVAGLTNAQSQDIARRIASMSTEEKVGQLVIAGVEGIKPDKEAETLVRDYRVGGFILFRDNMKTLQGTVDFLNSLKALNKAAGNLPLMLGVDEEGGKVTRMPASVEKIPSSGIIGQSGNAAYARDVSQLLARRVKAFGFSVDFAPVLDVNSNPDNPVIGDRSYGSNPQLVSKLGTAAMLGFKKEGILGVLKHFPGHGDTSVDSHKQLPVTGNGLSRLQEVELPPFQAAIDQGADAVMVAHILLPKLDAEYPASMSKPVITGLLRDKMKFNGLVFSDDLTMGAILENYDVGDAAVRTISAGGDIVIVSHGNDNIIHVLQKLRKAAADGSITASRLNESVYRIMARKLQYQMTDGKISSISVDQLNRDALKVLDAYRK is encoded by the coding sequence ATGCGCTCCAAACGAAATCAACGCGGAAGCCGGAGCCGTTTCGTCCGGCCCGCTCTCATTGCCGTTGCCCTTGCGGCTGCAGCTGCCGGCTCGGCATGGTCCGAGTACAGCCCCTCCCATCCAAGCTTCGCCTCGACGGCCGGACTGCAGCCTGCCGCGGCTGCGCCGGCCAAGATCCGGGCTGTGGACGAGTCGACCGTTTCCTGGCCGCCCGTAGCAGGCTTGACGAATGCCCAAAGCCAGGACATCGCCAGACGGATCGCATCCATGAGCACAGAGGAAAAGGTTGGACAATTGGTCATCGCAGGCGTGGAAGGAATCAAGCCGGACAAAGAAGCCGAAACGCTGGTCCGGGACTACCGCGTCGGGGGATTCATCCTTTTCCGTGACAATATGAAGACTCTGCAAGGAACCGTCGATTTTCTCAATAGCCTCAAGGCTCTGAACAAGGCGGCAGGAAATCTCCCGCTTATGCTCGGAGTCGATGAAGAAGGCGGCAAAGTAACCCGGATGCCGGCATCGGTAGAGAAAATACCGAGCAGCGGCATCATCGGCCAGTCAGGCAATGCCGCATACGCACGCGATGTCAGCCAATTGCTGGCAAGGAGAGTCAAAGCATTCGGCTTCTCCGTGGACTTTGCTCCCGTGCTCGACGTCAACAGCAATCCCGACAATCCGGTCATCGGCGACCGCTCTTACGGCAGCAACCCTCAGCTTGTATCCAAGCTTGGGACTGCCGCCATGCTGGGATTCAAGAAGGAGGGCATCCTCGGCGTCCTCAAGCATTTTCCGGGTCATGGAGATACTTCCGTCGATTCCCACAAGCAGCTTCCTGTCACCGGCAACGGTTTGAGCAGGCTGCAGGAGGTGGAGCTTCCTCCGTTCCAGGCCGCAATCGACCAGGGAGCGGACGCCGTGATGGTTGCCCATATTCTGCTGCCCAAGCTGGACGCCGAGTACCCGGCTTCGATGTCCAAGCCTGTCATTACCGGACTGCTGCGGGATAAGATGAAATTCAACGGCCTTGTGTTCAGCGACGATCTGACCATGGGGGCCATCCTGGAAAACTATGATGTCGGAGATGCGGCCGTCCGAACCATATCGGCCGGCGGAGATATCGTCATCGTCTCGCATGGCAACGACAATATCATCCATGTGCTGCAGAAGCTTCGGAAGGCTGCTGCCGACGGATCGATCACCGCCTCGCGGCTCAACGAAAGCGTCTACCGCATTATGGCTCGCAAGCTCCAATACCAGATGACAGACGGCAAGATAAGCTCCATTTCGGTCGATCAGCTCAATAGGGATGCACTCAAGGTGCTTGATGCCTATCGGAAGTAA
- a CDS encoding helix-turn-helix domain-containing protein → MASGEWLEELRGILGTDLDIRQFSAAQWRDMAGGGIKAEQNGNWIVDKDRLLVRLAGDGMKVECLEINRTEPLSETEIRLLRLTLKYARPDRAWNVKPATGMEKTAAELGRWINGQLDSSRHDPLPASLAEGGRLYAEMIPILLVREYPGAADDSYSELEKLLLSFFPEEVLLIPLQRNEWLILSPVSLLRDSQLEGTEEDESEEESLKSIGLGLHEMLASEWLGECHLALSLPMQPLKSLVDSAALLKETVELGRRFHVGSNLHLPWQLHLESLLSSIPERERSKFIEQTLSRSDYYMEPEILTTLETFFALDCNVSETAKKLYIHRNTLLYRLDKLKQETGLDVRLFRDAVMVKIILLLDKVTKRP, encoded by the coding sequence ATGGCATCAGGAGAGTGGCTGGAAGAGCTGCGCGGCATTCTAGGGACGGATCTCGATATTCGCCAGTTCTCCGCGGCGCAGTGGCGGGACATGGCAGGCGGCGGCATCAAGGCGGAGCAGAACGGTAATTGGATTGTAGACAAGGATCGATTATTGGTGAGGCTGGCTGGAGACGGGATGAAGGTCGAATGCCTGGAGATCAACCGCACGGAGCCTCTATCGGAAACCGAGATTCGGCTTCTTCGCTTGACGCTGAAATACGCCAGGCCGGATCGTGCCTGGAACGTCAAGCCGGCGACGGGCATGGAGAAGACCGCAGCCGAACTGGGCCGCTGGATCAATGGGCAGCTGGACAGCTCGAGACATGATCCGCTGCCGGCATCGCTTGCCGAGGGAGGCCGGCTGTATGCCGAGATGATTCCGATTCTGCTCGTGCGGGAGTATCCCGGAGCAGCCGACGATTCCTACAGTGAGCTGGAGAAGCTGCTCTTGTCTTTCTTCCCGGAGGAAGTGCTCCTGATTCCGCTTCAGCGCAACGAATGGCTTATTCTCAGTCCGGTATCCCTGCTCAGGGATTCCCAGCTGGAAGGAACCGAAGAGGACGAATCGGAGGAAGAAAGCCTGAAGTCCATCGGCCTCGGCCTTCATGAGATGCTGGCGAGCGAATGGCTGGGCGAATGCCATCTTGCGCTGTCGCTGCCGATGCAGCCCCTGAAGTCGCTTGTCGACAGCGCGGCTCTGCTGAAGGAGACGGTGGAGCTGGGAAGACGGTTCCATGTCGGCTCGAACCTCCATCTGCCTTGGCAGCTGCATCTCGAGAGCTTACTCAGCTCCATCCCGGAACGGGAGCGCAGCAAGTTCATCGAGCAGACGCTCAGCCGGTCGGATTATTACATGGAGCCGGAAATCCTCACGACGCTGGAGACGTTCTTCGCCTTGGACTGCAATGTAAGCGAGACGGCGAAGAAGCTGTATATCCACCGGAATACCCTTCTTTACCGATTGGACAAGCTGAAGCAGGAAACGGGACTGGACGTCAGGCTCTTCCGGGACGCCGTCATGGTCAAGATCATTCTGCTATTGGATAAAGTCACGAAAAGACCTTAG